A stretch of the Chanos chanos chromosome 1, fChaCha1.1, whole genome shotgun sequence genome encodes the following:
- the mgaa gene encoding MAX dimerization protein MGA a, whose protein sequence is MAATEEQAVMVLHEEGVAASALAPSTASAPTLFVVLKPGQPSDGGQDQQGANTVVKSAQGSTVASSCAISSMLPAAMANTSCSNQQGNLSPEATCKGITVTLDNNSMWNEFYRCKTEMILTKQGRRMFPYCRFRISGMEPFQRYVLAMDVTPADNHRYRWSERRWEPGGKAEPHISGRSFIHPESPSLGHYWMQNPVSFYKLKLTNNTMDQEGHIILHSMHRYLPRLHVIPAEKETDIIQLNAPDVMTFTFPQTEFFAVTAYQNLSITQLKINYNPFAKGFREDAANTRILKADNGSSSEALEKEVKLSKEANTLKNLKSLFAKKNVVEKAVKDQKPSTVNGDTGAVNVPDLTSGPFTLNNGPTPDLIHGPSTPNASVTTTPPCTSNPVKASNTITDFQHKTESAHEPCSDPSVEIYHEENKLSQDDAPSSPSHAPCSPAFSLLSATPSSPDPEPQSPGPDEGGFSGALQPTESAEGSGAAAVSMPSSTVYQASVQPVVGIKNQKCKSKHRKGGKMTQNDDEEVTEGPVPVPLQPSLEDVEGQLFVSFMSKEALQIHLGNYASNEETAVHLQTTPETTDKMGGVVENIEERIAALEKSLLNDLKLMRHRQVIHPVLQEVGLKLNLLDLILEIDLRYLGVRLPLPPPVRCPGGSLSSSNVRFVSRTGKTTDFTKIKGWRDKFVPSDLTSSEGSTSSDRTQKNLSAFCSDMLDEYLASEGKLIDERAASFSQAAATPVTYQLPTKSTSYVRTLDSVLKKQALSPTSVATSAFSRPFSPPKRSTQRLGPQDSCKSLGNKLAKFSTLAHALSSEPSTVTSDSRKSTLKNKTGLSTTEKSSASSENRELGKSKSKKNGKTKMRPKTLQGHGHLGSGLTSEDGAEESKTGNTRSSAEGGHSSGLPKTLVKLMDVEDGAVWEGKPRTYITEERAAIALSSLITGEGTLNVNPAALRIIKRRAPPCLNDFCRLGCVCASLAQERRHHHCGKPECMLGCGCLRRKVVLLKSSVKEEDVSGEEKTSSAAAEEGESEPKKKKKKKRKAYVLSDPETVPEPALHVKTLWNKKEIAPDPEPIFMPPPVIYPSSPSLDTDQNFESCSPLTPLKKSRMENLDDAESSMTCARTRPISFKKTPSSSIQGIGKENEHCGTLARTMQENQTQKLQEADLLSLAASKRLEIVSNCKWKGTGIRNYVLRVVCERMAQDRLKSPFWVGKYYVQPISQTPLPDEEGSTVTYKVRISQPGLSQNRVQRKEMPADVRNKADLISMIGKRAEKGLPLLSKVAPAGLLIANKKQPGSSAQGLITVNGKQYPQAKLELSQMGALHPANRLAAYITGKAWPTTQSGTKVEKVGTTVSPTKAPPSVTPTTSASKATSVTSTSACAIISVTKPMVTKPTTGKVLSQVVVNQFLSEQQKLPSTSAPQIVESVQKIILPSPSPMATPNIQVATTKPLSTPGTTDGTTSHLKSVPGSPSGLDTLERGKSFVMVPVSVQPTVPTGGPTLPTRPKRPILPQGQKLPLRLVRTSPLGTLFRGPNGQLVRLIPLSQVKSLKANNPVTSSNTVTHFPTPVAPRSAAIRPHITTTATRSVAVPLKRSPGGTATIMSPAVPASSAIQAQSQTPVHSSPSNVTPTPSVTTQSVSPASGQDQVKVTFSNFLSPPKSQGSLGDSGLDAMKVVPQKSCQEPGIIKTTTAKGETPKSHGADPVTDAFMCSSSSSSSLTQGGDQESERAAVCALAGGSVSDLKPSQESETPSGETAPAEVILGDHSYIGGQSNQDTSDDISSAAHPLQIDNSTSSVCESKQLSDPGKVAHETAVSPKGEGGAAALSSNSGSCSLEKEDLDLKVVSDEEAAERAEASEVTPDGKDNEKYADREEGEISSDIMGDSDEYTEDSEDSEDDSDDDIHSVCDSDDGEKSKDNEVTDSVDEDTVDFLDKEDEDAVDVETVEELPEEMRVAPLRTLTSHSEFTTVQHAGRSHEKRALHKRIERMRRYELKERFQNLQRVLGCDLEKTTKYLTLNQARLEISTLLAQTESLKEERKVQEQQQEAYLKRISELSGKSEDSVLLNIQGICKREKSLEIQDQETGEGVAAPSPPTSASHMLIKGEPDMKPPVGRNSGNAHPGREQGEIDSDVTEDSVDLFEESEDSDDDSALVICDSDQEKSKNEGKTCFVFPDIVELTDSEEDEEDLEKSIYHRKTDKMRRDDLNGRFQNLQHAIGRHDQATKYHTLNKARLEISTLLTQSKNLTEQRRALEHQQVAYLKRISELSGKSVEKQKSPAKLSDALSTCKQTPSVQSPAPSNASSPSPGNSQRPTLNLPSHRTLDSAPNSDSSPAPQISPRNTKAPAPNTSPNRTPDTVVQHLAKRPSFGSVFNYSVQRERTRPNILSRPRSKPGPPAPKAPPIIPVLNAVLPCNQILTISNPLQPIGITEIRGQPTTPGVASVTFAVPAIPHQVLVTNPVPEPQTLKVISGHAVEVNSSDKGIVPPKITSVISVMPPAEKLLVLDKMEVLTPVSVPVHVPVPVLMPRAEQTSKNSPVLERGRVEGDKLAGSSGLKQTLESIVLKASEAAPSRRGEAERKEGKDDGRDPEDETLIDLLNELIFLNQQLNTESSEPTEGTSNLAEIGGVAMGMASEPPAGADKEDDRSLSPLFLRLDEELTTTPTAKDDDAPPVVDDLVKVVFGSEPLPTPGSGVSMATNGHGQHSPTVSVNGETLTPPPLQQMKAGSAATSTDSTDKPKEEAKVSWRPMPKLAPLGLKAVVQAQDATLSINKTPPLKPRNTLPTVNNPQET, encoded by the exons ATGGCCGCTACAGAGGAGCAGGCAGTAATGGTGCTTCACGAGGAAGGGGTGGCAGCCTCTGCCTTAGCCCCATCCACTGCTTCCGCCCCCACACTTTTTGTTGTTCTTAAACCAGGCCAGCCGAGTGATGGTGGACAGGACCAGCAGGGAGCAAACACTGTTGTTAAATCTGCCCAAGGCTCCACTGTAGCAAGCTCCTGTGCCATCTCATCAATGCTGCCAGCAGCAATGGCAAACACTAGCTGTAGCAACCAGCAAGGGAACCTGTCACCAGAGGCCACGTGCAAAGGTATCACGGTCACTCTGGACAACAATAGTATGTGGAATGAGTTCTACAGGTGCAAGACTGAGATGATTCTGACCAAGCAAGGCCGCAGGATGTTCCCCTATTGTCGCTTTCGTATCTCTGGAATGGAACCCTTTCAGAGGTACGTGTTGGCCATGGACGTCACTCCGGCGGACAACCACCGATATCGATGGAGCGAACGGCGATGGGAGCCTGGTGGAAAAGCAGAACCACATATTTCGGGACGTAGCTTCATCCATCCAGAATCTCCTTCTCTCGGTCATTACTGGATGCAGAACCCTGTGTCGTTTTACAAACTTAAATTAACGAATAATACTATGGACCAAGAGGGCCACATCATTTTGCACTCCATGCACAGATACCTTCCACGTCTGCATGTGATTCCagcagaaaaagagactgaCATCATCCAGCTGAATGCGCCTGACGTTATGACCTTCACTTTCCCACAGACTGAATTCTTTGCTGTCACAGCCTACCAGAACCTGTCCATCACCCAGCTTAAAATTAATTATAACCCTTTTGCTAAGGGTTTCAGAGAGGATGCCGCCAACACTAGAATTCTGAAGGCTGATAATGGATCCTCCTCTGAAGCTTTGGAGAAGGAGGTCAAGCTCAGCAAGGAGGCTAATACACTGAAGAACTTGAAGTCGCTGTTTGCGAAGAAGAACGTTGTTGAAAAAGCTGTAAAGGATCAAAAGCCCAGCACAGTGAATGGAGATACAGGCGCTGTCAACG TCCCAGACCTTACGTCTGGCCCCTTCACACTCAACAATGGCCCAACCCCTGACCTCATCCATGGCCCCAGCACACCCAATGCAAGTGTGACAACCACGCCCCCATGTACCTCCAACCCTGTCAAAGCTTCCAACACCATCACTGACtttcaacacaaaacagagtCTGCCCACGAACCTTGCTCTGACCCTTCTGTCGAGATTTATCATGAGGAGAACAAGTTGTCTCAAGATGATGCTCCATCATCGCCGTCCCACGCTCCCTGTTCGCCAGCCTTCTCTCTCCTGAGTGCTACCCCCTCGTCACCTGACCCCGAGCCACAATCTCCAGGCCCTGATGAGGGAGGATTCTCTGGAGCTTTGCAGCCAACAGAAAGTGCTGAGGGCAGTGGTGCTGCTGCTGTCTCAATGCCCAGTTCGACTGTTTATCAGGCTTCTGTCCAGCCTGTGGTAGGAATTAAAAATCAGAAGTGCAAGTCGAAACATAGAAAAGGTgggaaaatgacacagaatgatgatgaggaggtcACTGAAGGTCCTGTTCCAGTTCCTCTGCAGCCCAGTCTAGAAGATGTAGAGGGGCAGTTGTTTGTCTCCTTCATGTCCAAG GAAGCTCTACAAATTCACCTGGGAAATTATGCCTCTAATGAAGAGACAGCAGTGCATCTTCAGACAACTCcagaaaccacagacaaaaTGG GTGGCGTCGTGGAAAACATCGAGGAAAGGATAGCAGCACTTGAGAAGTCTCTGCTGAATGACTTAAAACTTATGAGGCACAGACAGGTCATCCACCCAGTATTACAAGAAG TTGGCCTAAAGTTGAACTTGCTGGACCTCATCTTGGAGATTGACCTGCGGTATCTGGGGGTCCGTTTGCCTCTTCCTCCACCTGTTCGCTGTCCTGGAGGCAGTTTGTCCTCCTCCAACG TCCGATTTGTTTCTAGGACTGGTAAGAcaacagacttcaccaaaatCAAAGGCTGGAGAGACAAATTTGTTCCATCAGACTTAACGTCGTCTGAAG GAAGCACAAGCTCAGACAGAACCCAGAAGAACCTGTCGGCTTTCTGCAGCGACATGCTGGACGAGTACTTGGCCAGTGAGGGCAAGCTGATTGACGAGCGTGCCGCCAGTTTCTCTCAGGCGGCCGCCACCCCAGTGACCTACCAGCTTCCCACCAAGAGCACCAGCTACGTCCGCACCCTGGACAGTGTGCTTAAAAAACAGGCTCTGTCTCCTACTTCTGTGGCCACGTCTGCCTTCTCTAGGCCCTTTTCACCTCCCAAAAGGTCTACACAGCGTCTGGGGCCTCAAGACTCCTGTAAGTCACTTGGAAACAAACTGGCTAAATTTTCAACGCTTGCGCATGCTCTGTCATCCGAACCTTCCACTGTCACCTCAGACAGCAGAAAATCTACTTTGAAAAACAAGACCGGATTAAGTACAACAGAGAAATCGTCAGCCTCTTCAGAGAATAGAGAACTTGGTAAatctaaaagtaaaaaaaatggaaaaaccaAGATGAGGCCGAAGACGTTGCAAGGTCATGGCCATCTCGGGTCAGGATTGACCTCAGAAGACGGAGCAGAGGAGTCTAAAACGGGAAACACCAGATCAAGCGCTGAGGGCGGACATAGCTCTGGCCTGCCAAAGACATTGGTCAAGCTGATGGATGTGGAGGATGGAGCGGTGTGGGAAGGGAAACCTCGCACCTACATCACAGAGGAACGGGCAGCCATTGCACTGTCTTCACTCATCACTGGAGAG GGGACTTTGAATGTAAACCCAGCGGCACTCAGGATCATAAAGCGGCGGGCCCCTCCTTGCCTCAATGACTTCTGCCGGCttgggtgcgtgtgtgcaagCCTGGCCCAGGAAAGACGGCACCACCACTGCGGTAAGCCGGAGTGCATGCTTGGCTGTGGCTGCCTCCGAAGGAAAGTAGTGCTTCTGAAGAGCTCTGTGAAGGAAGAGGACGTCAGCGGAGAAGAGAAGACTTCGTCAGCGGCCGCAGAAGAAGGTGAATCTGaaccaaagaagaaaaagaagaagaagaggaaagctTATG TCTTATCGGATCCTGAGACGGTACCGGAACCAGCATTGCATGTGAAAACTTTGTGGAATAAGAAGGAGATTGCACCAGACCCAGAGCCCATCTTCATGCCCCCGCCTGTCATCTATCCATCATCTCCATCACTGGACACGGATCAAAACTTCGAGAGCTGCTCTCCACTCACACCACTCAAAAAG TCGAGAATGGAGAATCTGGATGATGCAGAGAGCAGTATGACTTGTGCTCGTACACGTCCAATCAGCTTCAAGAAGACCCCATCAAGTTCCATACAGGGCATTGGAAAA GAAAATGAACACTGCGGAACTTTGGCACGCACAATGCAAG AGAACCAGACGCAAAAGCTTCAGGAGGCTGATTTGCTTTCCTTGGCAGCTTCCAAAAGACTAGAGATTGTCTCCAACTGTAAGTGGAAGGGAACAGGCATCCGGAACTATGTCCTGCGGGTTGTTTGCGAGCGCATGGCTCAGGACCGGCTGAAAAGCCCATTCTGGGTCGGCAAGTACTACGTTCAGCCCATATCACAGACGCCACTACCGGACGAGGAGGGATCGACCGTCACCTATAAAGTTCGCATCTCCCAGCCTGGCCTATCGCAAAACAGAgtgcagaggaaagagatgCCAGCAGATGTGCGAAACAAGGCAGATTTGATTAGTATGATCGGAAAGAGGGCGGAGAAAGGTCTGCCTCTCCTTTCAAAAGTGGCTCCAGCAGGCTTGCTAATAGCCAATAAAAAACAGCCTGGGTCATCAGCTCAGGGACTGATAACG GTGAATGGAAAACAATATCCACAAGCTAAACTTGAATTGAGCCAGATGGGAGCACTGCACCCAGCCAATAGGCTGGCTGCTTACATCACAGGCAAGGCCTGGCCCACCACTCAGAGTGGGACAAAGGTAGAGAAGGTAGGGACAACAGTGTCCCCCACTAAGGCTCCTCCTTCGGTTACTCCTACCACCAGCGCCTCCAAGGCCACCTCCGTTACCAGCACATCTGCCTGCGCCATAATATCGGTCACCAAACCCATGG TGACCAAACCCACTACTGGGAAGGTTCTCTCCCAGGTTGTGGTCAACCAGTTCCTCTCTGAACAGCAAAAGCTGCCCAGCACTAGCGCACCACAGATCGTGGAAAGTGTCCAAAAGATCATTTTGCCTTCACCATCTCCGATGGCGACCCCGAATATACAGGTTGCCACCACTAAGCCCTTGTCAACCCCTGGCACCACAG atggGACGACTTCGCACCTTAAAAGTGTGCCTGGTTCTCCATCCGGATTGGATACTCTAGAGAGAGGGAAATCCTTTGTGATGGTTCCTGTGTCTGTCCAGCCTACAGTGCCTACTGGTGGGCCCACCTTGCCAACACGCCCCAAGAGACCTATCCTCCCGCAGGGGCAGAAGTTGCCCCTGCGGTTGGTGAGGACCAGCCCCCTTGGCACACTGTTCCGAGGCCCTAATGGGCAACTCGTTCGACTGATACCCCTCAGTCAGGTCAAATCCTTAAAGGCCAATAATCCTGTCACAAGCTCAA ATACAGTTACACATTTTCCCACACCAGTGGCGCCCCGCTCCGCAGCCATAAGACCCCACATAACCACCACAGCCACCCGCAGTGTCGCTGTGCCTCTGAAAAGGTCTCCAGGGGGCACTGCCACCATAATGAGCCCTGCCGTACCTGCTAGTTCTGCTATTCAAGCCCAGAGCCAAACACCAGTACACAGCAGTCCTAGTAATGTTACGCCAACCCCCTCTGTGACCACCCAGTCTGTCAGCCCTGCCTCAGGTCAAGATCAGGTCAAAGTTACTTTCTCCAATTTTCTCAGCCCCCCAAAAAGCCAGGGATCCTTGGGGGACAGCGGTTTGGATGCCATGAAAGTTGTACCGCAGAAAAGCTGCCAGGAACCTGGAATAATCAAAACTACAACTGCGAAAGGCGAAACTCCGAAATCTCACGGGGCTGATCCAGTCACTGATGCTTTCATGTGTTCCTCAAGCTCCTCATCCAGTTTGACGCAAGGTGGAGACCAGGAATCAGAGCGTGCTGCTGTTTGTGCATTGGCTGGTGGCTCCGTTAGTGATCTGAAGCCTTCCCAGGAATCAGAAACCCCCTCTGGGGAAACAGCTCCTGCTGAGGTGATCCTTGGAGACCACTCTTACATCGGCGGACAGAGTAACCAGGACACATCTGATGATATATCCAGTGCTGCCCATCCGCTGCAAATTGACAATAGCACTTCATCGGTCTGTGAATCAAAGCAGTTGTCTGACCCTGGTAAAGTGGCCCATGAGACAGCTGTTTCCCCCAAAGGTGAAGGTGGAGCTGCTGCCCTTTCTTCGAATTCTGGCTCCTGTTCGCTGGAAAAGGAGGACCTTGACCTAAAGGTTGTGAGTGATGAAGAAGCTGCTGAAAGGGCAGAAGCTTCAGAGGTGACTCCGGATggaaaagacaatgaaaaatacGCCGACAGGGAGGAAGGAGAGATAAGCTCTGACATTATGGGGGACTCTGATGAGTACACCGAGGACTCTGAAGACTCGGAGGATGACAGCGATGACGACATCCATAGCGTCTGT gatTCTGACGACGGAGAGAAGAGCAAAGATAACGAGGTAACCGACTCTGTCGACGAGGATACTGTAGACTTCCTCGATAAGGAAGATGAGGACGCTGTGGATGTTGAGACCGTGGAGGAGTTGCCCGAAGAGATGCGCGTTGCGCCACTGAGGACGTTGACAAG cCATTCAGAGTTTACTACAGTGCAACATGCAGGCAGA agtcaCGAAAAGCGCGCTTTGCACAAAAGAATCGAGAGAATGAGACGTTACGAGCTTAAAGAGCGTTTCCAGAACCTGCAGCGTGTCCTGGGCTGTGACCTCGAGAAAACCACCAAATATCTCACGCTTAACCAG GCTCGTTTGGAAATTAGTACTCTTTTGGCACAAACTGAAAGtttgaaagaagagaggaaggtGCAGGAACAGCAGCAGGAGGCATACCTGAAAAGAATCTCTGAATTATCTG GAAAGAGTgaggactctgtccttctcaacATTCAGGGCatctgcaagagagagaaaagcctaGAAATCCAGGACCAGGAGACAG GTGAAGGTGTGGCTGCTCCCTCTCCTCCAACGTCTGCCTCCCATATGTTGATAAAAGGGGAGCCGGATATGAAACCTCCAGTCGGAAGAAACAGTGGAAACGCACACCCAGGCAGGGAGCAGGGAGAGATAGACTCAGACGTCACAGAGGACTCTGTTGACCTGTTCGAGGAATCGGAGGATTCAGATGATGACAGCGCCCTGGTTATCTGT gATTCTGACCAAGAGAAGAGCAAGAATGAGGGGAAAACTTGCTTTGTCTTCCCTGACATAGTAGAGTTgactgacagtgaggaggatgaggag gaTCTTGAAAAGAGCATTTACCAcagaaaaactgacaaaatgagACGTGATGATCTTAATGGACGCTTCCAAAATCTTCAGCATGCCATTGGTCGCCATGACCAGGCCACCAAATATCACACACTCAACAAG gcGCGTTTGGAGATCAGTACTCTCTTGACACAAAGTAAAAACTTGACAGAACAGAGGCGTGCTCTAGAACACCAGCAAGTGGCATATCTAAAGAGAATCTCTGAGTTATCAG GAAagagtgtggaaaaacagaaaagtccCGCAAAGCTCTCAGATGCTCTGTCCACGTGCAAACAGACCCCATCTGTGCAAAGTCCTGCCCCATCAAATGCCTCAAGCCCTTCCCCAGGCAACAGCCAAAGGCCCACGCTGAACCTGCCCTCTCACCGTACCCTGGACAGCGCGCCAAACTCTGACTCAAGCCCTGCCCCACAGATTAGCCCACGAAACACGAAAGCTCCTGCCCCAAACACGTCCCCAAACCGTACTCCTGACACGGTCGTCCAACATCTCGCAAAACGTCCGTCCTTTGGCTCTGTCTTCAACTATTCGGTGCAGCGGGAGAGGACCAGGCCCAACATCCTGTCCCGCCCACGATCGAAGCCCGGGCCGCCTGCCCCCAAAG CCCCACCAATTATACCTGTGCTGAATGCTGTGTTGCCATGCAACCAGATTTTGACCATCAGCAACCCTCTGCAGCCTATTGGTATCACTGAGATTAGAGGCCAGCCAACCACACCAG GTGTTGCATCAGTGACCTTTGCTGTCCCTGCCATACCTCACCAAGTCCTTGTTACAAACCCTGTTCCTGAACCACAAACGCTCAAGGTGATCAGTGGTCATGCCGTGGAGGTTAACAGTTCAG ACAAAGGCATCGTCCCTCCCAAGATCACCAGTGTAATTTCAGTGATGCCACCTGCGGAGAAGCTGCTGGTACTTGACAAAATGGAAGTTCTTACCCccgtctctgtccctgtccacGTCCCCGTTCCTGTCCTTATGCCTAGAGCGGAGCAGACATCTAAAAACAGCCCAGTGTTGGAGCGAGGTAGAGTTGAGGGAGACAAGCTGGCTGGCAGCAGTGGCCTAAAACAAACTTTAGAGAGTATTGTTTTGAAGGCGTCAGAGGCTGCCCCCAGTCGgaggggagaggcagagaggaaagaggggaaaGATGACGGCAGGGACCCTGAAGACGAAACCTTGATAGATTTGCTGAATGAGCTTATCTTTCTCAATCAGCAACTTAACACTGAGAGCTCCGAGCCAACAGAGGGCACTTCGAATCTGGCTGAAATAGGAGGTGTAGCGATGGGAATGGCATCTGAGCCACCAGCCGGTGCCGACAAGGAGGATGACCGGTCACTAAGCCCCCTTTTCCTTAGGCTGGATGAAGAACTCACGACCACGCCTACTGCAAAGGATGACGACGCTCCACCGGTGGTGGACGACCTTGTCAAGGTCGTCTTTGGATCAGAACCGCTGCCAACGCCGGGATCAggggtttccatggcaaccaacGGTCATGGTCAGCACAGCCCGACGGTTAGTGTTAATGGGGAGACTCTGACTCCGCCCCCTCTACAGCAAATGAAAGCTGGGAGCGCAGCTACGTCTACAGATTCAACAGACAAACCGAAAGAGGAGGCCAAAGTGTCATGGAGGCCAATGCCAAAACTGGCACCTTTAGGTTTAAAGGCAGTAGTTCAGGCTCAAGATGCTACGTTGTccataaacaaaacaccaccactTAAACCTAGAAATACACTGCCCACTGTCAACAACCCTCAAGAGACCTGA
- the LOC115823861 gene encoding type-1A angiotensin II receptor-like, with translation MDCPSNRKYAANFIPLVFHILSVLGTIGNLGSLWACLRPSQPWSIGTIGVLNLALCDLAYLASITPWAAYMDADYHWNMGQSFCILVKILYFVGLTSSTMFICAISTDRFLAIVFPLESRMIRTPRNSALVSLLLWAITSLLIYLSYPNILYWVRRDGIHVCGAIVISRFRTTKATYNLLSYYSIQVSVPLLIIIPSYVKIIARMKQSRQQWGTGNMQGRDKTIWLISVFIANFLMCWVPGQLLHIIACVIFFTLNDCKNTCWVAWVVNLLVEASQLLYCLNACLDPLIFHLQQGHGKVLHKAVIRLASWLRKLMLKGKKHDLGGLPVEPISVVQLHSAPKKP, from the coding sequence ATGGACTGTCCCTCTAATCGCAAGTACGCAGCAAACTTCATCCCTCTGGTCTTTCACATTCTCTCCGTCCTTGGCACCATCGGAAACTTAGGCAGTCTGTGGGCTTGTTTACGACCATCCCAACCCTGGAGTATTGGCACCATTGGTGTGCTGAACCTGGCTCTGTGTGACCTTGCTTATCTGGCCTCAATCACTCCATGGGCCGCATACATGGATGCTGATTACCACTGGAACATGGGCCAGTCGTTTTGCATCCTGGTCAAGATCCTGTACTTTGTGGGTTTGACGTCTAGCACCATGTTCATCTGCGCCATCAGCACCGACCGCTTCTTGGCGATTGTCTTTCCTCTGGAATCCCGGATGATTCGGACTCCCCGAAACAGTGCTCTTGTCTCTCTTCTGCTGTGGGCCATCACCAGCCTCCTCATCTACCTCAGTTACCCAAACATCCTCTACTGGGTGAGAAGGGATGGCATCCACGTGTGTGGAGCAATAGTCATCTCCAGGTTCAGGACCACCAAGGCAACCTACAACCTCCTGTCCTATTACTCCATACAAGTCTCCGTCCCTTTGCTTATCATTATCCCCTCCTATGTGAAGATCATTGCCCGGATGAAGCAGTCGAGACAGCAGTGGGGCACCGGAAACATGCAAGGGCGAGATAAGACCATCTGGTTGATTTCTGTCTTCATTGCCAATTTCCTCATGTGTTGGGTGCCAGGGCAGCTGCTGCACATCATCGCTTGCGTCATCTTCTTCACCTTGAATGACTGCAAAAACACCTGCTGGGTGGCCTGGGTGGTCAACCTACTGGTTGAAGCATCCCAGTTACTCTACTGCCTCAACGCTTGCTTAGATCCATTGATTTTTCACTTGCAACAAGGGCACGGAAAGGTGCTTCACAAAGCGGTGATTAGGTTGGCCAGCTGGTTGAGAAAGCTGAtgctgaaggggaaaaaacatgatttGGGAGGGCTCCCCGTGGAGCCCATAAGTGTTGTCCAACTTCACAGTGCTCCAAAAAAACCTTAA